From Sphingomonas bisphenolicum, one genomic window encodes:
- a CDS encoding bifunctional [glutamine synthetase] adenylyltransferase/[glutamine synthetase]-adenylyl-L-tyrosine phosphorylase, whose product MTDWLQTETRIRGHSPFLARALDRFPAVTERLAAGDHDGALAAAQAAGSPEDGVARSLRRRRGAIALAVAAADLAGAWDMDRVTRTLSDFADQALEEALAAAMQERYPDADHRGFVVLALGKHGSRELNYSSDIDPILLYDPATLPHGEREDVADAAVRIGRRMSELLTARDGDGYVFRVDLRLRPSPEATPIALPVEAAIGYYESTAMGWEQAAFIRARPAAGDIPLGDYFMRQIRPFVWRRSLDFGAIDAIVDISRRIRDHYAQGQAFGPGYDLKRGRGGIREVEFFAQVHQLIHGGRDPSLRSGNTREALAALAAANVIETDVAARLDEAYILFRTIEHRLQMVEDRQTHELPKAAASLDNVAQLHGLPDATALLDLLRPHVEWVGRNYDRLSPEKDDAALSQDEERLKAQLVEIGFADAETPLARITRWRGGTIRALRSAPSREALEALLPGLMRTLAKAPDPSRALNRLDDMIGRLPSAINFFKLLAARPALVELLAEILSHAPTLADALGRRAELIDGLIDASAFDPPPSVPQLARQLGALEPGEDYQALLDRVRQRVGDRRFALGAQIIRGGDPLEAGRGYGRVAEAAIEALAAATVAEFETAHGKVPGGDMLILALGRMGGEVLTHASDLDLVYLFTGDFSTESDGPRPLGATQYFNRLGQRITNALSVHTASGPLYEVDTRLRPSGAQGLLAVSLDSFAKYQREEAWTWEHLALTRARPVFGSPQARAALDEILAETLRRPRDFDDLARQAVKMRADIARHKPPASDLDVKLVPGGLVDLEFLIHVNQFRHGMAFDPDLGQALAELVAAGHLPEELIAAHDLITRYLVVSRLVSPKSTEPAEATRSLVARACGAADWDGLLASYAKARQCVGEAWAALAAPYQEKA is encoded by the coding sequence GTGACCGACTGGCTGCAAACCGAAACCCGCATCAGGGGCCATTCGCCCTTTCTGGCGCGCGCGCTGGACCGTTTCCCGGCCGTGACCGAGCGGCTGGCGGCCGGCGACCATGACGGCGCGCTCGCCGCGGCGCAAGCGGCGGGCAGCCCGGAAGACGGTGTCGCCCGGTCGCTTCGCCGCCGTCGCGGGGCGATCGCGCTGGCGGTGGCCGCCGCCGACCTGGCGGGCGCCTGGGACATGGATCGCGTCACCCGCACCCTGTCCGACTTTGCCGACCAGGCGCTGGAAGAAGCGCTCGCGGCCGCGATGCAGGAACGCTATCCAGACGCCGACCATCGCGGCTTCGTCGTCCTCGCGCTGGGCAAGCATGGCAGCCGGGAGCTGAACTATTCGTCGGATATAGATCCGATCCTGCTCTACGATCCCGCCACCCTGCCGCATGGCGAGCGGGAGGATGTCGCCGACGCGGCTGTCCGCATCGGCCGCCGCATGAGCGAACTGCTCACCGCCCGCGACGGCGACGGCTATGTCTTCCGCGTCGATCTGCGCCTGCGGCCTTCGCCCGAAGCGACGCCGATCGCACTGCCGGTGGAGGCGGCGATCGGCTATTATGAATCGACCGCGATGGGCTGGGAACAGGCCGCCTTCATCCGCGCGCGCCCCGCCGCCGGCGATATCCCGCTCGGCGATTATTTCATGCGCCAGATTCGCCCCTTCGTCTGGCGGCGCAGCCTGGATTTCGGCGCGATCGACGCGATCGTCGACATCAGCCGCCGCATTCGCGACCATTATGCGCAGGGGCAGGCGTTCGGGCCGGGCTATGACCTCAAGCGCGGACGCGGCGGCATTCGCGAAGTCGAATTCTTCGCCCAGGTCCATCAGCTCATCCATGGTGGTCGCGACCCGTCGCTGCGATCGGGCAATACCCGCGAGGCGCTGGCCGCGCTGGCCGCGGCGAATGTGATCGAGACCGACGTCGCCGCGCGGCTGGACGAGGCCTATATCCTGTTCCGCACGATCGAGCATCGGCTCCAGATGGTGGAGGACCGCCAGACCCACGAACTGCCCAAGGCGGCGGCCAGCCTCGACAATGTCGCGCAACTGCACGGCCTCCCCGACGCGACGGCGCTGCTCGACCTGTTGCGCCCGCATGTCGAATGGGTCGGCCGCAACTATGACCGGCTCAGTCCCGAAAAGGATGATGCCGCGCTGTCCCAGGACGAGGAGCGGCTGAAGGCGCAACTGGTCGAGATCGGCTTTGCCGACGCGGAAACCCCGCTCGCCCGCATCACGCGCTGGCGCGGCGGCACGATCCGGGCGCTGCGCAGCGCGCCCTCGCGCGAGGCGCTCGAAGCGCTGCTGCCCGGCCTGATGCGCACATTGGCCAAGGCGCCCGACCCCAGTCGCGCGCTCAATCGCCTCGACGACATGATCGGCCGGCTGCCGAGCGCGATCAACTTCTTCAAGCTGCTCGCCGCACGTCCCGCGCTGGTCGAACTGCTGGCCGAGATATTGAGCCACGCCCCGACCCTGGCTGACGCGCTGGGGCGCCGCGCCGAACTGATCGACGGCCTCATCGACGCCTCCGCCTTCGATCCGCCGCCGTCCGTGCCGCAACTGGCCCGGCAACTGGGCGCATTGGAACCGGGCGAGGATTATCAGGCATTGCTCGACCGGGTGCGCCAGCGTGTGGGCGACCGACGCTTCGCGCTGGGTGCGCAGATCATTCGTGGCGGCGATCCGCTGGAGGCGGGCAGGGGCTATGGCCGCGTCGCCGAAGCCGCGATCGAGGCGCTGGCCGCCGCCACCGTGGCCGAATTCGAAACCGCCCATGGCAAGGTGCCGGGCGGCGACATGCTTATCCTGGCGTTGGGCCGCATGGGCGGCGAGGTACTGACCCATGCCTCGGACCTCGACCTCGTCTATCTTTTTACCGGCGATTTCTCGACCGAATCGGATGGGCCGCGACCGCTGGGCGCGACCCAATATTTCAACCGCCTTGGCCAGCGCATCACCAACGCACTGTCGGTCCATACCGCGTCCGGCCCGCTCTACGAGGTCGATACGCGGCTGCGCCCGTCCGGCGCGCAGGGATTGCTGGCGGTCAGCCTCGACAGTTTCGCCAAATATCAGCGGGAAGAAGCCTGGACGTGGGAGCATCTGGCGCTCACCCGCGCCCGGCCGGTGTTCGGTTCGCCGCAGGCGCGGGCCGCGCTTGACGAGATCCTGGCAGAAACGCTCCGGCGCCCGCGCGATTTCGACGATCTCGCGCGCCAGGCGGTGAAGATGCGCGCGGACATCGCCCGGCATAAGCCGCCGGCCAGCGATCTGGACGTCAAGCTGGTGCCAGGCGGCCTCGTGGACCTGGAATTCCTGATCCATGTGAACCAGTTCCGCCACGGCATGGCCTTCGACCCCGATCTGGGCCAGGCGCTCGCCGAACTGGTCGCGGCCGGCCACCTGCCCGAGGAGTTGATCGCGGCGCATGACCTCATCACCCGCTATCTGGTGGTGTCGCGGCTGGTGTCGCCCAAATCCACCGAGCCGGCGGAGGCCACCCGGTCGCTGGTCGCGCGGGCCTGTGGCGCGGCCGATTGGGACGGGCTGCTTGCAAGCTACGCCAAGGCGCGGCAATGCGTGGGCGAAGCCTGGGCCGCGCTCGCCGCGCCCTATCAGGAGAAAGCATGA
- a CDS encoding peroxiredoxin yields the protein MLEQGMSVPAVTLTDADGVDFTLDAYQGKPLVVYFYPKADTPGCTNEAKDFTALADDFAAAGVPIVGISKDKAGKLKKFADKYGLRVILASGESGAACEAFGTWVEKSLYGRKYMGIERATFLVGAEGAILRVWPKVKVKGHAAEVLEAVQAL from the coding sequence ATGCTGGAGCAGGGTATGTCCGTCCCCGCCGTGACGCTGACCGACGCCGACGGCGTGGATTTCACGCTGGACGCCTATCAGGGCAAGCCGCTGGTCGTCTATTTCTATCCCAAGGCGGACACGCCCGGCTGCACCAACGAGGCGAAGGATTTCACCGCGCTGGCCGATGATTTCGCCGCTGCTGGCGTGCCGATCGTGGGCATTTCCAAGGACAAGGCGGGCAAGCTCAAGAAATTCGCCGACAAATATGGCCTGCGCGTCATCCTCGCCTCCGGCGAATCGGGGGCGGCGTGCGAGGCGTTCGGCACCTGGGTCGAAAAATCGCTCTATGGTCGCAAATATATGGGGATCGAGCGCGCCACCTTTCTGGTCGGCGCGGAAGGCGCGATCCTGCGGGTCTGGCCCAAGGTGAAGGTCAAGGGCCACGCCGCAGAGGTGCTGGAGGCGGTGCAGGCGCTTTGA
- a CDS encoding ferritin-like domain-containing protein: MTLPAAVTSVGAGCAHVLLTPDPRAKLMAARAVARAWRQGRLAHRFDVVLPDRPARPATPILLPPGQMPRRGKIGSDRARIAMLHAIAHIECVAIDLAFDLIGRFGGQFPAAFTDEWMQVGAEEAMHFALLERRLRQMGSHYGALAAHDGLWQAAEETAGDALARLAIVPMVLEARALDITPATIERFEAVGDVASGRMLRRIMADEIRHVAAGTKWFVAATNRLGVDAANHYQMLVKRHFRGSVKPPFNDSARRQAGLTEEFYVALAT, encoded by the coding sequence TTGACCCTGCCGGCAGCCGTAACCAGCGTGGGCGCGGGTTGCGCCCATGTCCTGCTGACCCCCGATCCGCGCGCCAAGCTGATGGCCGCGCGCGCGGTCGCGCGGGCCTGGCGACAGGGGCGGCTGGCGCATCGGTTCGACGTCGTCCTGCCGGATCGTCCGGCGCGGCCCGCCACGCCTATATTGCTGCCGCCCGGCCAGATGCCCCGACGCGGCAAGATCGGCTCGGATCGGGCGCGGATCGCCATGCTCCATGCGATCGCCCATATCGAATGCGTCGCGATCGATCTCGCCTTCGACCTGATCGGCCGGTTCGGTGGGCAATTCCCCGCGGCCTTCACCGATGAATGGATGCAGGTCGGCGCGGAGGAGGCGATGCATTTCGCTTTGCTCGAACGCCGGCTGCGCCAGATGGGCAGCCATTATGGCGCGCTCGCCGCCCATGACGGCCTGTGGCAGGCGGCGGAGGAAACGGCGGGCGATGCGCTCGCCCGGCTCGCCATCGTGCCGATGGTGCTGGAGGCGCGGGCGCTGGACATCACGCCGGCCACGATCGAACGGTTCGAGGCGGTGGGTGACGTAGCATCCGGCCGTATGCTGCGACGCATCATGGCCGACGAAATTCGCCATGTCGCGGCAGGGACGAAATGGTTCGTCGCGGCGACGAACCGATTGGGCGTAGATGCCGCCAATCATTACCAAATGCTTGTGAAACGCCACTTTAGGGGCAGCGTTAAGCCTCCGTTCAACGACTCGGCGCGTCGGCAGGCCGGTCTGACGGAAGAATTCTACGTCGCGCTTGCAACATGA
- a CDS encoding M23 family metallopeptidase, whose translation MSVLHMVNARGSRLFQTSKVKTILASIGIVGALCATAPVHATESDDPYGDASEINTSPLGPSDVGFSNLFSSLQRLDGNAKTAAYIPSGRPVEKLTLTSNFGVRSDPFNRAARMHKGIDIPGPIGTPIHATADGIISRAGWASGYGNLVQISHGSGMETRYGHMSKLLVAENSYVKRGQIIGLMGSTGRSTGSHLHYEVRVDGAAINPLPFVAGPDYLVAMNTKPPLAMGGPTKAEEKAAD comes from the coding sequence ATGTCGGTTCTTCACATGGTAAATGCTCGCGGGTCGCGTTTGTTCCAGACGAGCAAGGTTAAGACGATTTTAGCCAGCATCGGGATTGTCGGCGCGCTTTGCGCGACCGCCCCGGTCCACGCCACCGAAAGCGACGATCCCTATGGCGATGCGTCGGAAATCAACACCAGCCCGCTTGGGCCATCCGACGTCGGCTTCTCCAACCTCTTCTCCAGCCTGCAGCGCCTGGACGGCAATGCCAAGACCGCGGCCTATATCCCCTCGGGCCGCCCGGTCGAAAAGCTGACCCTGACCTCGAACTTCGGCGTCCGTTCCGATCCGTTCAACCGCGCCGCCCGGATGCACAAGGGCATCGACATTCCCGGCCCGATCGGCACCCCGATCCACGCGACCGCCGACGGCATCATCAGCCGCGCCGGCTGGGCCAGCGGCTATGGCAACCTCGTCCAGATCTCGCACGGAAGCGGCATGGAAACGCGCTACGGCCACATGTCGAAGCTGCTGGTCGCCGAAAACAGCTATGTGAAGCGCGGTCAGATCATCGGCCTGATGGGTTCGACCGGCCGCTCGACCGGCAGCCACCTCCATTATGAAGTCCGTGTCGATGGCGCCGCGATCAACCCGCTGCCCTTCGTCGCCGGCCCCGACTATCTGGTCGCGATGAACACCAAGCCGCCGCTGGCCATGGGCGGCCCGACCAAGGCGGAAGAAAAAGCCGCCGACTAA
- the erpA gene encoding iron-sulfur cluster insertion protein ErpA, whose product MADIDLTPSAAARVAAIAAKQGKPAILRLAVEGGGCSGFQYRFGLADGVEADDLSVERDGVTLVVDDVSLDLVRGSAVDFVSDLGGAAFKVTNPNATAGCGCGTSFSV is encoded by the coding sequence ATGGCCGACATTGATCTCACTCCTTCCGCTGCCGCGCGTGTCGCTGCGATCGCCGCCAAGCAGGGCAAGCCTGCGATCCTGCGGCTGGCCGTGGAGGGTGGCGGCTGTTCCGGCTTCCAATATCGCTTCGGCTTGGCCGATGGCGTGGAAGCGGACGATCTGTCGGTCGAGCGCGATGGCGTGACCCTGGTGGTCGATGATGTCAGTCTGGATCTGGTGCGCGGTTCGGCGGTCGATTTCGTCTCCGACCTCGGCGGCGCCGCCTTCAAGGTGACCAATCCCAACGCGACCGCCGGCTGCGGTTGCGGGACCAGCTTCTCGGTCTGA
- the xth gene encoding exodeoxyribonuclease III — MRIATFNINGIKARLPRLLEWLDETQPDIACLQEIKTSDETFPVKDIEAAGYGVIWHGQKGFNGVAILARGETPVEVRRGLAGEPEDEHSRYLEADVKGVRVASIYLPNGNPQPGPKFDYKLRWMKRLRDRATEIWAEEIPAILAGDYNVIPRDVDTFSVKAMQDDALMQPESREAYRRLLGDGWTDALLARHPTGGVWTFWDYQANSWPRDAGFRIDHLLLSPAAADRLVDAQVDKAFRGREKASDHAPTWVALRPE; from the coding sequence ATGCGCATCGCCACCTTCAACATCAATGGCATCAAGGCGCGGCTGCCGCGCCTGCTGGAATGGCTGGACGAAACCCAGCCCGACATCGCCTGCCTGCAGGAAATCAAGACCAGCGACGAAACCTTCCCGGTCAAGGATATCGAGGCGGCTGGCTATGGCGTGATCTGGCACGGGCAAAAGGGGTTCAACGGCGTCGCCATCCTCGCGCGTGGCGAAACCCCTGTGGAGGTGCGCCGCGGCCTCGCGGGCGAGCCGGAGGATGAGCATAGCCGCTATCTGGAAGCCGATGTGAAGGGCGTGCGCGTCGCGTCCATCTACCTGCCCAACGGCAATCCGCAGCCCGGTCCGAAATTCGATTACAAGCTGCGCTGGATGAAGCGCCTGCGCGACCGCGCGACCGAAATATGGGCGGAGGAAATCCCCGCCATCCTGGCTGGCGACTATAATGTCATCCCGCGCGACGTAGACACTTTTTCGGTCAAGGCGATGCAGGACGATGCGTTGATGCAACCCGAAAGCCGCGAGGCCTATCGCCGCCTGCTGGGCGACGGCTGGACCGACGCGCTTCTCGCCCGCCATCCCACTGGCGGCGTGTGGACCTTCTGGGACTATCAGGCGAACAGCTGGCCGCGCGACGCCGGTTTCCGCATCGACCATCTGCTGCTCAGCCCAGCCGCCGCCGACCGCCTGGTCGATGCGCAGGTCGACAAGGCATTTCGCGGCCGGGAAAAGGCCAGCGACCATGCGCCGACCTGGGTGGCGCTGCGTCCGGAATAA